The genomic segment AAGCACAACTGCACCTGCTACTTTTGCTTATGATGGAGTAATTTCTAATGAGCAACTCCTATCCAAGGATAGTCCAATGAAATGGGTCGTGCAGAAGAATCCACAATCTTTAGCGCACTGTCTTATTCCAGTTAAATCTTCCAATAACTTGGCCTCGAAGATCTTAAAGAGCTTGGCTGATCAGCAGCACACTGAGAGCCTGGTACCATCACCGTCGACTGCACCTACACAAACAGGGGCCGACTTATTTTCTCCATTCAAGGAAAATGCTCTAGTTATGTACAATGGTAAAGTCTACTTAGTTGTGCAAAAAAATGGTGGATTGCCTGCTCCATGCCCCAAGAGCGTTCCAGCTTCCATGAATCATGCAGAGAAAGAGAATGCCTTGTCTGCTATTTTATCGCAGGCTGATTTACTGACCAAAATCAAAGAGGAACCAGAGGACCCTGATCCTGAACTTGTTGAACAGGAGAACCATTATTTAAACCAGCCCACCGATTACTGTAGAACGGCAGTCAATGCCCAAAGTGTCCATGACCAGCACAGGGCTCAAGATATACCAGGCACTCTGCATGAGGTAAGTCTTTTCGTAGTTTTTAAGTTTAGTTGAATAGAATGAAGAAACATTTGTACTCTGTGCTGCACTTCACACTGAGAAATAATTCTTTATAGATTGTCTGTCTGCTGATTGTTGCAGTACTCAACTGCACAGAAGTATTTTACTTTGAACTCTAGTGAGACTTTTCCTGTGTTTTGTGgagatgaggtttttaaaatattAGATTTGTATGTCCCAGATGTTGTTCATCACTTTTCAACATTACACAGAAACATGGTCTCTTACTTACTCAGTACAAATATCTGGCATGGCATGGCCCTGATTAAGTCGATGCAATTTCCTAATCAGTTAATGGTGGAGGTGATAAATACTCAAAAGCTCAGCTAGGGGCAAACTTGCTAACCACTGTACTATCTGCTTGATGATTAGTTAAACCTATGCTCCGGTGGAGCAGTAAACTGGTTTTGAGAAAGAAATTACTTTTATAGCTGGAGCCTTCTCCTTACTATGGGACTGGCTCAGGCTGAAGGGAGTTGATCTATGTGTGTGAGTAGCAGTTATGATTTTTCTCCACTTTTGTATTAGATACCTATAGATTCAGATAACCAAACATTTAATTAGCAGTTCCTTTTGTGTTGGCTCTTGTTGAGTCACATTGCACCAGGCAGCATATTACCTTTTGGTATTTTGCTTAGTGGTATGTACAAAGACTGTTCAAAGATCCTAGGAATGCGGAGCCTGCTGCTTTCCTACCCAAGGGCTAGTGGATAGCGATGAGACGTGGGACTACTGCTGATGTCTCCTCCTACTTTGGACTGCCGAGGCAAACTGGAGAGCCTCTACTGCCATCCTAACCTAAATATCTTGACTTTGAGGAACTGCATTCACATTGGTATTCTATGTTTCAGTTAACTTTAAGCATATAAATTATTTTTTTACAAAAATATATTGGCATTTCGGACCCTGCTAAATTTGTGTGTATATTGTGTAtgtaatatttacaagtgaaaacTTTCATGCTTCTATTATAGATACACATTTAGTAACCCACAATGCATTCCACAGAACATTCTATAAAACATATCTTTGCACTTCTTCCATTAGAAGATTAGAAATATGTTGAGTGTTATATCAGGCTTGCATTATTGAACTGTCCATACATCACTTGAACCTGATGCTTTATTGGAATGCACTTTCAGTCATTTTGTTCTATTGTTTTTATCCAACTGAGATTGTCCTATTCTACAGCATCAACTCAATACTTCAGTGTGCAAGAGCTGTGCTATTTCTCAGTTACCTGTACTGACATACGCCACATACCATTTGTTACTGGATTCATGGGGCATTTGAGTGATTTTAATGTGAGGCTATTTGGCTTTCACTATGCCATGATCACACTGCTTCAGAAAAATGGTAAGTAGGTTTAAAGGGAAGGAAGTCAAGGAGGAGTATTTTTTGTTTCAAGTGCTATGTAAAGTGTGTCTGCTGTTTTAAATGTAGTTTTTAGTATATGTGAGCCACAACACAACATTGCCAAATTAGCAATGTTAAAGAGACTCTGGTTGGAGTGGAAAAGGAAAGTTTGTCTCATTGATGCACCTTTTGTATGATGTGGGCCAAGGTGTGTTGATAaacagagctttactctgtctaaCTACGCTGTACCTAATTTGAAAGTGCTTGATGTTGACACGAGTGCCTTGAAGTGGAAAGTGTTCTGTTCCATAGCGCTAACACCCAACACCCTGAAAGAGCATAAAATTAATGCTCTGCTCTTTTTGTTTTCCATGGAAACCTGTCAGTCAGATTTCTGCTTCATGAAAGCCTACCATCAGGGATCCATCCTTGATGTCCTGGAGGAAGTTCAACTAATTACAATGAGCCCACAACTATGGGCCAGCCTGTCCAATGTGACTCACGAAAGTTATGCTTGAGTTGCCTATAACAGCATGGAGTGGCCCATCAATGATTGTAACCCAATGGACAGATTCATATCAGACActtcaaagattttttttaagtgtttgaatttttaaaaaagaatattGTTTTTATAAAAAGTTTAAATCTGAGCAAGAATGGCACCTTGGACTCCCCTCCTACCTTTTCAATTTGCCCATAGTATGTAGAATAGTATAGTATGTTACTGCTTTATGAGATGTGTGAGAGATGACCTGAGTTTCACTCTGCATGGTTTACATTGTTGTCTCTTGATCTTTAGCTATCTTATTTACTTGTATGTTTCCTGAGCATGTATGCAGGGGGCCTCATTTGCACTAAGTGGGTGTAAATTGTAGGCCGTTTACAGTTGTGAATCAAAAGCATCAGATATTGGTAGGATGATAATTGTGTTTTAATGTGGTTGCCTCTTGTATTAAAATATATCTTGCTTGAAGGCAGTTCAGTTTGTGAGCACTGCAATCCAAGTTTCTTCAGCTTTATTCGCCAAAAAATGTTTGCATTTGTTTAATGGTTAAAAACTTTCTTCTTCTTGTTTTCCCTGTTCCCACCTCCTGGCAGCATTCAAAGTCGATTTGTGGTACTGCTAGAGAGAAAACCGATGAGCAGTTACTGAAGAAGGCAGGAATTCACACCAATCTCCGAATCTGCCTGACTAGAATATCCCAAAAACAGCTGGAACAGTGGGAAAAGAACAATTCCTCCGCAAGCTCTGAACCACTAGAGTTATCTTCTCATCTGTCCAAGAAAATGGACGACTTAAAGACTGAAGCAGTTAGTAAAGAGACACAAGTGAATTTGACGCTTCCAGTTGTTAAACGAGAGGAACCTATAGATACAGAATATTATGCATACCATACAAAGGATATAGAGGTATATCTTGATTTCAGTAtcactaatttattttaaaaagctaGCTGAAAATTGTGAAGTGTGTGTGAGGTTTTGAGTAGAGAACTGAGTCTACAGCAAACACTTGGGAACCAGTTCTCGGTAACTATTTGAGTACACAGTCTTAAACTGTAGTAACTACCAAACATGTCAGTTTATGAACTGTATCCTATATTTTTAATATAATTCGGTGCATTTCTTCTCACTTTCCTTCGCCTTAAGATGTTGATTTTAGTATTTCTTTCAGGACCGACATTTTCAGTCCTGTTGTCAAATAACCATCCTTCATATTTGACCTCAAACTGGGAATTTACTAACCTAATTGACTGTGGAAAGCATCAGAGCAGAACCCAATCTTGTTCCTGATTAATGTCTAAGCTTATTCCAACAGGAGTCACTGGATCGCTTTCAGGAACATAAATCCTGCCTCAAATAtttcctccttttcctcctctcAGTCTAGAAGAACTGAAGCCAATTGTAGCACCCATACTGGTGCCCAGGTTGGTCTCAAACCATACACATTCTGGTCTATGTGGCTTAGCGTTAAGCCAAATAGTACCTTTTATCCATTGGGGGAGCTCTAAAGCTCCATAATATAATATTTTTTAGTTTCAGATAATGCCTAAGGTTTGATATTGGAATCATTAGAAAGAAAGAGCTTGACTTTATACAAAGCATTTCACAACTTCAGTACTTGAaattcaattaagtacttttgaagtgcattcgctgttttaatgtagggatacacggcagccaatttgcaattAGTGAAGTTCCACAAATAGTTGACCATCTGTGTACAGTTTAATATTGGGCAGGACATAAGGTCTAAACTCCCCTGCACTTCCTGTAGTGTCATACTAACATTTACATCCACTTGTGATAGCATCCTACATGGAAAGCAGCACATCCGACATTGCAACACTTTCTCGACCACACAAAACTGCTGGCCTAGATTatatgttcaagtctctggaatgggacttgaacacacaaccttctgactatGCTATCAACTGACCTAATGCTGATACCAGCAGAATATGATATCTTAAAATTCCTTCTTTCACAGGTTAAAAGTAAATTTGTCTGCATTTGAATGTAAAATTTAAGGCATGTTCATTAAACATGTAAATCAATGCTTTAAAGAAAGTTCTGTGATTTTATATGACTATTACAAAATCATCCTGAAATTGAATGAGCGGAGTCCTTTGCATTCCAGACAATTTTTAATGCATGTAtgctaattttgtttttatttttaaattgtgtttccTATTTTAGATTAAGCTTGAGCCCAAATCACCAGtgaaaagaaaagcagaaagcatCCAGTGCTGGGTGGCAGATAAGAAACAATGTCTAAAACGGTTCATTCCAAACTGGGAATCTGAGCATGCCTACAGCTGCCTTCCTGTATACAATGCAGAAGCACCTTCCCACAATACAGAAGCAACCTCCCAGGTCGACTCTCATTGCGGACAGGAGGTGTTCACCAGCTCTCCTCAGGCTAGCTCAGTGCTGGAGGAGAGCACAATAATGGAATCCTCCCCCACGATGACTTTCAGTGCTGGGCCAGATAATGTACCCAACCCCTCAGCTGTCTCCACAGACCCTGTTCCTGTGCCCAGCACCTCGACTCATTCAATGGAATGCTCCCCTACGACTGAGAtcagtgcagcaagcagttactctcctctcacttcttCAAGTATTGATGAAACTACACGAGATGAGAAGATCAAGCGGCTGAAGGCGATTCTGAAGGAGAAGGAGGCCGCGCTGGAGGCAATACGAAAGAAAATGGTTTTGACACCTTTATAAAGTTCTTGATCAAAATTAAGATCTTGTGTCTTTGCTGTGCTATTTATCTGAAGACCTGGATGATCACCAATTCTGTGTGATCTCAGTCTCTCTTGATAAGTTTAAGATGACGAATATTCAAAGTGTTTGTCTTTGAAATGTTTCTTTTGCTGCATTGTTGAGCAGCCATTTTTGAATATTAATATTTGTCATTTTAAGTTGTAGCAAATTTGATTTATAACTAGGCTGGTGGTTGCATTATATTGTACGTTGTAAGGGAAAATGATATGGTAGTATAACCTCCTATTTAATTGTATGCAATATACATTTGACCTAATGCATTTTCTTCTTGTGTgtattgctcattcggagagatagcacagacatgacaggctgaatggctgtCTCCTGTGAtgtgcactgtaacaattctgtgattctgtgtttcaggATTCACAGTTGAACCTACTGTGCTGGTGCTGAGTCCTAAACAACTATGTCCCATCCCATAGATCCTAAAGTGCGGAAGAAATCTATCTAGTTTGTTTCATTCATTCAGGGAATGTGaaggtcactggcaaggccagcatttattgtccatgtgggaaggtggtgatgagctgcttcctTTAACTGTTGCTGTCTGGGTGGTGGAAATAGTTGCACAGTCCTGTTGGGGAGCAATCCCAGGCATGGGAACTTGCCGCAATACATTTTTATATGGTACACACAGTAGCCACAAAGtgccagtggtggtgggagtgaatgtttgaagatggcggatggggtgccaatcaagcgggctgctttgctctATTTGTTGCCAAGCTTCTTGCATGTTGTTAGAGCTCCACTTATCTAGGAAATTGGAGGgtattcgatcacactcctgagttgggTCTTGCAGATGATGGAAAGACTTTGGGGATTCAGTAGATGAATAGCTGGAATATCCAGCTTCTGACATGCTGCCACTatatttatacagctagtccagttTGGCTTCTGGTGGATGGTGAACTCAAGATgttaatggtggggaattcaatgatggtaataccattgaatgtaaagggaaGGTGGTTAGATTTTCTCCTGTTGGAGATAAGTCATTTGCTGGCACTTGCGTGGTGCAAATGATACTTGCCACTAATCAAGCCAAGCCTGAGTGTTATCCATGTTTTGCTGCATGAGGACACAGACTGCTCCATTTTCTGAGGAATTGCTAGTGGaattgaacactgtgcaatcatcagcagacatctccacttcagaccttattgatgaagcagctgaagatgatttggCTGAAGAGGCTGCCCTGAGGAACCCCAGCAACAATGTACTGGGGCTGAGATGGTTGGCctcccacaaccatcttccttcgtgctacATATGGCTCCaggcagtggagagttttcctcctgattcccattgacttcaattttgctagggctccttgttacCATATTGCAGTGtcaatttttttctatttgtcaCTTTAATAGATTTTATTAAGATTTATTCCCTAGAAAGTTGGAACTTTTGGGGATTTCTGGATCTTTTTTC from the Carcharodon carcharias isolate sCarCar2 chromosome 9, sCarCar2.pri, whole genome shotgun sequence genome contains:
- the LOC121282111 gene encoding ligand-dependent nuclear receptor-interacting factor 1-like isoform X2, translated to MYRIVQTTSLDGKNILKLIPLSNIPGHYIPAVPLPVSVPVSTGSTPSKVNVSTVFQVATPPKTTACSAPTACFPMLQHTNTGSFLITSLEGSASQNVTTPVNPSQENILTAPAVASLQCPRLAAVTLPGLHVQKPQATPSLTMEQKSYNLKTVALHDPTVQNTQASSILPITDQNAYNLRTVTLPGVPVQKVQASPTDQMAYNLTTITLPGPAVQNTQASSTLAMDQNTYMLLKSPVLPAGHHLQIPANAEVKSVPASSLPLAIQQKILSTAASNLANTTESKKSSPTVIYVCPVNTVKTVQKRLPNIRPKSILNLSTTLITADTPFPSTTAPATFAYDGVISNEQLLSKDSPMKWVVQKNPQSLAHCLIPVKSSNNLASKILKSLADQQHTESLVPSPSTAPTQTGADLFSPFKENALVMYNGKVYLVVQKNGGLPAPCPKSVPASMNHAEKENALSAILSQADLLTKIKEEPEDPDPELVEQENHYLNQPTDYCRTAVNAQSVHDQHRAQDIPGTLHEHSKSICGTAREKTDEQLLKKAGIHTNLRICLTRISQKQLEQWEKNNSSASSEPLELSSHLSKKMDDLKTEAVSKETQVNLTLPVVKREEPIDTEYYAYHTKDIEIKLEPKSPVKRKAESIQCWVADKKQCLKRFIPNWESEHAYSCLPVYNAEAPSHNTEATSQVDSHCGQEVFTSSPQASSVLEESTIMESSPTMTFSAGPDNVPNPSAVSTDPVPVPSTSTHSMECSPTTEISAASSYSPLTSSSIDETTRDEKIKRLKAILKEKEAALEAIRKKMMKAKSAEKSKAENSKCPLTSKKQRCKKWILNRESEHAYSCLPEDEAGGTAHNGPRCGQERSVSSLNSSSDTTVTESSHKMTRGALTHSITYTGEHFPTVEILPPAGVDKTTRDEKIKRLKEILKEKEAALESIRRKKVSAPF